A single window of Nicotiana sylvestris chromosome 3, ASM39365v2, whole genome shotgun sequence DNA harbors:
- the LOC138887275 gene encoding uncharacterized mitochondrial protein AtMg00820-like, translated as MQEELHQLERNKVWHLVPIPSNRTIIGTRWVFRNELDKHGNAIRNKVRLAIHGFNQEEGIDYDETLGPVAHMEAIRIHIAFTSHMEFTLFQMDVKSAFLNGFLKEKVYIKLPPGF; from the coding sequence ATGCAAGAGGAACTGCATCAACTTGAAAGAAACAAGGTATGGCACCTGGTACCTATACCCTCAAACAGAACCATCATAGGGACCAGATGGGTATTCAGGAATGAGCTGGATAAACATGGAAATGCTATAAGGAACAAAGTAAGGCTTGCTATCCACGGATTCAATCAAGAGGAAGGGATCGATTATGATGAGACTCTTGGCCCAGTAGCTCACATGGAAGCTATTAGGATCCACATTGCCTTCACttcacatatggaattcaccttattccaaatggatgtgaagagtgccttcctgaatggtttTCTCAAAGAAAAAGTCTATATCAAGCTACCTCCAGGCTTTTAA